Proteins encoded by one window of Candidatus Zixiibacteriota bacterium:
- a CDS encoding vitamin B12-dependent ribonucleotide reductase, with translation MQTREIHMSPNAMAVMKRRYLARDASGRVIETPVELFVRVARAIAEADRVYGGDDAQVERTAQAFFNVMADGDFLPNSPTLMNAGRALGQLSACFVLPVGDSMEEIFEAVKQAALIHKSGGGTGFAFSRLRPRNARVRSTSGVASGPVSFMEVFNHATEAVKQGGTRRGANMGILRVDHPDIREFISCKLDTGRITNFNISVAVTNAFMEALEADSKYALVNPQTGQAHVVEGEEQWVPAREIFDLIVEQAWLTGEPGIVFIDRMNEGNPTFPFEQIEATNPCGEQPLPPYDSCNLGSINLGRFAREPLPGDYAPSDPAAGVDWERLAGVVRTGVHFLDNVIDQNKFPIPEIAAQTRRNRRIGLGVMGWADLLVRLRVPYNSEAAFALGERVMQFVHSEARNHSSELAKTRGKFPNWEHSLFGREGIAMRNATVTTVAPTGTISILAGCSSGIEPYYAVAFERNIMEGTRLTEVNPLFEAAARRGGFYSDDLIRKVAERRSISDLAEIPEELRATFLTAADISPEDHIRMQAQFQKHCDSSVSKTINFAESATREAVRTAFRQAYRMGLKGITIYRDNARPNQVLSARPAAGATVAPVVMERPAVLEGITEKIRTGYGNLYVTVNTRQGQPFEVFAHIGKSGYTTMADTEAICRLISLALRSHVPVEAIIRQLRGIGGASQTFSGGARVASIPDAIAQVLHRHSGAEAGVRGGAAPEPDGEICPECGGLMHAEAGCFSCGACGYSNC, from the coding sequence ATGCAGACGCGTGAAATTCACATGAGCCCCAACGCGATGGCGGTGATGAAGCGCCGGTACCTGGCCAGGGACGCCAGCGGCCGGGTGATTGAAACGCCGGTTGAGCTGTTTGTCCGGGTCGCCCGCGCGATCGCCGAGGCCGACCGCGTGTACGGCGGCGATGATGCGCAGGTGGAGCGAACCGCGCAGGCGTTTTTCAACGTCATGGCCGACGGCGATTTCCTTCCGAATTCCCCGACCCTGATGAACGCCGGACGGGCGCTTGGGCAGTTGTCCGCCTGTTTCGTGCTCCCGGTGGGGGACTCGATGGAGGAGATTTTCGAGGCGGTCAAGCAGGCGGCCTTGATCCACAAGTCGGGCGGCGGGACGGGGTTTGCCTTTTCGCGGCTGCGCCCGCGCAATGCGCGGGTACGCAGCACCTCCGGAGTGGCCTCGGGGCCGGTCTCGTTTATGGAGGTGTTCAACCATGCGACCGAGGCAGTCAAACAGGGGGGGACGCGGCGCGGGGCGAACATGGGTATCCTCCGCGTGGACCATCCCGACATTCGCGAGTTCATCTCCTGCAAGTTGGACACCGGGCGGATCACCAATTTCAACATCTCGGTGGCCGTAACTAATGCCTTCATGGAGGCGCTGGAGGCGGACTCGAAGTACGCTCTGGTTAATCCGCAGACCGGGCAGGCCCACGTGGTCGAGGGGGAGGAGCAGTGGGTGCCGGCGCGCGAGATTTTCGACCTGATCGTCGAGCAGGCCTGGCTGACGGGGGAGCCGGGGATTGTCTTTATCGACCGGATGAACGAGGGGAACCCGACCTTCCCGTTCGAACAGATCGAGGCGACCAATCCGTGCGGCGAGCAGCCGCTGCCGCCGTATGATTCGTGCAATCTCGGGTCGATCAATCTCGGGCGTTTCGCAAGAGAGCCGCTTCCGGGCGACTACGCCCCGAGCGATCCCGCGGCGGGGGTGGATTGGGAGCGGCTGGCGGGGGTGGTGCGGACGGGCGTGCACTTTCTGGATAACGTAATCGATCAGAACAAATTCCCGATCCCGGAGATCGCGGCCCAGACCCGGCGCAACCGCCGCATCGGGCTGGGGGTCATGGGGTGGGCAGACCTGCTGGTCAGGTTGCGCGTCCCCTACAACTCCGAGGCGGCGTTCGCGCTCGGCGAGCGGGTCATGCAGTTCGTGCACAGCGAGGCGCGGAATCATTCCTCGGAACTGGCCAAAACCCGCGGCAAATTCCCGAACTGGGAGCACTCGCTCTTTGGCCGGGAAGGTATCGCCATGCGCAACGCGACCGTGACGACGGTGGCGCCGACCGGGACGATCTCGATTCTCGCGGGCTGTTCCTCGGGCATCGAGCCCTACTATGCGGTGGCCTTCGAGCGCAACATCATGGAGGGGACGCGCCTGACCGAGGTCAACCCGCTCTTTGAGGCGGCGGCCCGGCGCGGGGGATTCTACTCCGACGACCTGATCCGGAAGGTGGCGGAGCGGCGCTCGATCAGCGACCTTGCGGAAATCCCCGAAGAGCTGCGAGCGACATTCCTCACCGCGGCCGACATCTCGCCCGAAGATCATATTCGGATGCAGGCGCAGTTCCAGAAACACTGCGACTCCTCGGTGAGCAAGACGATCAATTTCGCCGAATCGGCCACCCGGGAGGCCGTGCGCACGGCTTTCCGGCAGGCCTACCGGATGGGGCTGAAGGGAATCACGATTTATCGGGACAACGCCCGGCCGAACCAGGTGCTGTCGGCGCGGCCGGCGGCCGGGGCGACGGTTGCGCCGGTGGTCATGGAACGGCCGGCCGTCCTGGAGGGCATCACCGAGAAAATCCGAACCGGCTATGGGAATCTGTACGTGACCGTCAACACCCGCCAGGGCCAGCCGTTCGAGGTGTTTGCCCACATCGGGAAATCGGGGTACACGACGATGGCGGATACCGAGGCGATTTGCCGGCTGATTTCGCTGGCTCTGCGCTCCCACGTGCCGGTCGAGGCGATTATTCGTCAACTGCGGGGAATCGGCGGGGCGAGCCAGACATTCTCGGGAGGCGCGCGGGTGGCCTCGATCCCCGATGCCATTGCGCAAGTTTTGCACAGGCATTCTGGCGCCGAGGCGGGCGTGCGCGGGGGGGCCGCGCCGGAGCCCGACGGGGAAATCTGTCCGGAGTGCGGCGGCCTGATGCACGCCGAGGCGGGGTGTTTTTCCTGCGGCGCCTGCGGCTATTCTAACTGTTGA